A genomic window from Pagrus major chromosome 23, Pma_NU_1.0 includes:
- the hexim1 gene encoding protein HEXIM1, whose product MTEPAERTHHLKTSGSPSGGIGGEPMEHLTASSRAGPENGDRGRQRDQKQRQRAENCEDINTDKLWQMKGGQRGVCPASAAGNELPKYPNAAQADARAAGDGRHTSHGKNGEDRQLEETLNQGQEESSLIDSDTGLDARLGKKRHRRRTSRKRRNWKPYYKLSWEERKALEEKETARASRVREEMFAKGLPVAPYNTTQFLMDEHDREEPDLNTETGVRRPSGVGGRMEDTGSEEEFFDEEEDDDDGSGGGSDGIGRPGNAGGEFLQRDFSETYEMYHVESLQNMTKQELVQEYLELEKCMSRLEEENNRLRRAVEPGGPTVESSLVRLGELEKELERLRAQNTELLLQNQPSKDRGQVATN is encoded by the coding sequence ATGACAGAGCCGGCGGAGCGGACCCATCACCTGAAAACTTCGGGCAGCCCATCAGGTGGGATCGGCGGAGAACCTATGGAGCATCTCACGGCCAGCAGCCGTGCCGGACCGGAGAACGGCGACAGGGGGCGGCAGAGAGACCAGAAGCAGAGGCAGCGGGCGGAGAACTGCGAGGATATCAACACAGACAAGTTGTGGCAAATGAAAGGCGGACAGAGGGGGGTGTGCCCTGCCTCGGCGGCCGGAAACGAGCTCCCAAAGTACCCGAACGCAGCTCAGGCCGATGCCCGTGCAGCTGGAGACGGTCGTCACACCTCACACGGGAAAAACGGCgaagacagacagctggaggagACTTTAAACCAggggcaggaggagagctcGCTCATCGACTCTGACACCGGCTTGGATGCGCGTCTGGGTAAGAAGAGGCACCGGCGCAGGACCTCCAGGAAGAGGCGCAACTGGAAGCCTTACTACAAACTTTcctgggaggagaggaaagccctggaggagaaggagacagcCAGGGCTTCCAGGGTGAGAGAGGAGATGTTCGCCAAAGGGCTCCCAGTGGCGCCCTATAACACCACCCAGTTCCTGATGGACGAGCACGACCGAGAGGAGCCCGACCTCAACACCGAGACCGGGGTCAGACGACCCTCGGGGGTGGGAGGCCGCATGGAGGACACGGGCAGCGAGGAGGAGTTCTTcgatgaggaggaagacgaTGATGATGGCAGCGGTGGGGGCAGCGACGGCATCGGGAGACCCGGGAACGCGGGCGGGGAGTTTCTCCAGAGAGACTTTTCCGAGACCTACGAGATGTACCACGTCGAGAGCCTGCAGAATATGACCAAGCAGGAGCTGGTGCAGGAGTACCTGGAGCTGGAGAAGTGCATGTCccggctggaggaggagaacaaccGGCTGAGGCGCGCCGTGGAGCCCGGGGGTCCGACCGTGGAGAGCTCCCTGGTGCGGCTCGGAgagctggagaaggagctggagagacTGAGGGCTCAAAACACGGAGCTCCTTCTGCAGAACCAGCCGAGCAAGGACAGGGGCCAGGTCGCCACCAATTAA